In a single window of the Thunnus maccoyii chromosome 7, fThuMac1.1, whole genome shotgun sequence genome:
- the gatad2ab gene encoding GATA zinc finger domain containing 2Ab isoform X3, producing MSEEVVRQTRSQKRALERDHATLAGSLGDMDSKRVKLEKGDAPGSPLALVGSGAEGVKLKSEQAAKVAASILKSGEVKATIKVEVQTGDEPVDMSTSKSDIKRERQPPSPDDVIVLSDNEPSSPLMNGHCFTKTDTDKLMKSSPEERERIIKQLKEELRLQEAKLVLLKKLRQSQIQKESTVQKATGSVATPPPLVRGSITSSKGPLQVTGRSSGTVIPPPLVRGGQHVPSKHNSQIVMPPLVRGAQVRPIAVTPQQIASLRQQQQHHSGSGPPPLLLAPRASVPNVQVQGQRIIQQGLIRVANVANSNVMVNIPQASPTSLKGSSASPNSNINDSPASRQAAAKLALRKQLEKTLLEIPPPKPPAPEFNFLPSAANNEFIYLLGLEEVVQKLLEMHGRGNLGPAAAIASSIPKEPYNCAQCKTDFTSRWRKEKAGTILCDQCMSSNQKKALKAEHTSRLKAAFVKALQQEQEIEQRILQQAASSSSSASSVSKTTSSSPSLSKSEVLVSQQYKQVRAAMQHRSVTGHHSSIKQSPSQLSHSIQSVSSRGVAHSYTTSQLQSAVTAAALGSRSGKHAAARPLQQGAKVSAGSSSSNQGNVAAWRKQSGGNTGVTMAYVNPSLSAHKTSSAVERQREYLLDMIPSRSISQAANTWK from the exons ATGTCAGAGGAGGTGGTGCGTCAAACGCGCAGCCAGAAGCGGGCTCTGGAGAGGGACCATGCAACTCTTGCTGGGTCCCTGGGGGACATGGACAGTAAACGGGTTAAGCTGGAGAAGGGGGATGCGCCTGGGAGTCCCCTGGCCCTGGTGGGATCGGGAGCTGAGGGTGTCAAGCTGAAGAGTGAGCAGGCTGCAAAAGTAGCAGCCAGCATCCTAAAGTCCGGGGAAGTGAAGGCCACCATCAAGGTGGAGGTGCAGACTGGAGACGAGCCCGTTGATATGAGCACATCCAAAAg TGATAttaagagagagaggcagccaCCATCGCCAGATGATGTGATTGTGTTATCAGACAATGAGCCATCCAGTCCTCTCATGAATGGCCACTGCTTCACGAAGACTGACACAGATAAACTAATG AAGAGCTCCcctgaagagagggagcgcatCATCAAACAGCTGAAAGAAGAACTGCGACTCCAAGAAGCCAAGCTGGTGTTACTTAAGAAACTACGACAGAGCCAGATCCAGAAGGAGAGCACAGTACAGAAG GCGACTGGCTCTGTggctactcctcctcctctggtgaGAGGTAGCATCACATCAAGCAAAGGACCCCTCCag GTGACCGGTCGTAGCTCAGGCACGGTGATCCCCCCACCCTTGGTGCGGGGTGGGCAGCACGTCCCGTCCAAACACAACTCTCAGATTGTCATGCCACCCCTGGTCAGAGGAGCCCAGGTTAGG CCTATTGCAGTGACTCCGCAGCAGATAGCCAGTCTGCGtcagcaacagcagcatcaCAGCGGTTCAGGCCCCCCTCCGCTCTTGCTGGCTCCCAGGGCTTCTGTGCCCAATGTCCAGGTCCAGGGCCAGAGGATCATTCAGCAGGGACTCATTCGGGTGGCTAATGTGGCCAACAGTAATGTCATGGTTAACATCCCACAG GCCTCTCCAACCAGCCTAAAGGGCTCTTCAGCATCGCCCAACTCTAACATCAATGATAGTCCAGCCAGCCGGCAGGCGGCCGCCAAGCTTGCACTTCGCAAGCAGTTGGAGAAGACGCTGCTGGAGATCCCACCACCCAAACCTCCTGCCCCCGAGTTCAATTTCCTTCCTTCAGCAGCCAATAATGAGTTCATCTACTTGTTGGGGTTGGAAGAAGTGGTGCAAAAACTTCTGGAGATGCATGGCAGGG GTAATCTTGGCCCAGCTGCTGCAATCGCCAGCTCCATTCCCAAAGAGCCATACAACTGCGCCCAGTGTAAGACGGACTTTACCTCCCGCTGGAGAAAGGAGAAGGCTGGGACCATCCTATGTGACCAATGCATGTCGTCCAATCAGAAGAAGGCCCTGAAGGCTGAGCACACCAGCCGGCTGAAGGCAGCCTTTGTTAAGGCACTCCAACAGGAGCAGGAGATTGAACAGCGTATCCTCCAGCAGGCggcttcatcttcctcttctgccTCATCTGTCTCTAAAACCACCTCGTCCTCTCCCTCACTGTCCAAAAGTGAGGTGCTGGTGTCCCAGCAGTACAAGCAGGTCAGGGCTGCCATGCAGCACAGATCTGTGACTGGCCACCACTCCAGCATTAAGCAG AGTCCTAGTCAGCTGTCACATAGCATCCAGTCTGTGAGCTCTCGTGGTGTGGCCCACTCATACACCACCTCCCAGCTGCAGAGCGCGGTGACAGCAGCGGCACTGGGCAGCAGGTCAGGTAAGCATGCTGCAGCACGCCCGCTGCAGCAGGGAGCAAAGGTCAGCgccggcagcagcagcagtaaccaGGGCAACGTGGCTGCCTGGAGGAAGCAGAGCGGTGGCAATACAG GTGTGACTATGGCCTATGTGAACCCCAGCTTGTCTGCCCATAAGACCAGCTCTGCTGTTGAGCGTCAACGAGAGTACCTGCTGGACATGATTCCCTCCCGTTCTATTTCCCAGGCAGCCAACACATGGAAATAA
- the gatad2ab gene encoding GATA zinc finger domain containing 2Ab isoform X1: protein MSEEVVRQTRSQKRALERDHATLAGSLGDMDSKRVKLEKGDAPGSPLALVGSGAEGVKLKSEQAAKVAASILKSGEVKATIKVEVQTGDEPVDMSTSKSDIKRERQPPSPDDVIVLSDNEPSSPLMNGHCFTKTDTDKLMKSSPEERERIIKQLKEELRLQEAKLVLLKKLRQSQIQKESTVQKATGSVATPPPLVRGSITSSKGPLQVTGRSSGTVIPPPLVRGGQHVPSKHNSQIVMPPLVRGAQVRPIAVTPQQIASLRQQQQHHSGSGPPPLLLAPRASVPNVQVQGQRIIQQGLIRVANVANSNVMVNIPQVRMRYASPTSLKGSSASPNSNINDSPASRQAAAKLALRKQLEKTLLEIPPPKPPAPEFNFLPSAANNEFIYLLGLEEVVQKLLEMHGRGNLGPAAAIASSIPKEPYNCAQCKTDFTSRWRKEKAGTILCDQCMSSNQKKALKAEHTSRLKAAFVKALQQEQEIEQRILQQAASSSSSASSVSKTTSSSPSLSKSEVLVSQQYKQVRAAMQHRSVTGHHSSIKQSPSQLSHSIQSVSSRGVAHSYTTSQLQSAVTAAALGSRSGKHAAARPLQQGAKVSAGSSSSNQGNVAAWRKQSGGNTGVTMAYVNPSLSAHKTSSAVERQREYLLDMIPSRSISQAANTWK, encoded by the exons ATGTCAGAGGAGGTGGTGCGTCAAACGCGCAGCCAGAAGCGGGCTCTGGAGAGGGACCATGCAACTCTTGCTGGGTCCCTGGGGGACATGGACAGTAAACGGGTTAAGCTGGAGAAGGGGGATGCGCCTGGGAGTCCCCTGGCCCTGGTGGGATCGGGAGCTGAGGGTGTCAAGCTGAAGAGTGAGCAGGCTGCAAAAGTAGCAGCCAGCATCCTAAAGTCCGGGGAAGTGAAGGCCACCATCAAGGTGGAGGTGCAGACTGGAGACGAGCCCGTTGATATGAGCACATCCAAAAg TGATAttaagagagagaggcagccaCCATCGCCAGATGATGTGATTGTGTTATCAGACAATGAGCCATCCAGTCCTCTCATGAATGGCCACTGCTTCACGAAGACTGACACAGATAAACTAATG AAGAGCTCCcctgaagagagggagcgcatCATCAAACAGCTGAAAGAAGAACTGCGACTCCAAGAAGCCAAGCTGGTGTTACTTAAGAAACTACGACAGAGCCAGATCCAGAAGGAGAGCACAGTACAGAAG GCGACTGGCTCTGTggctactcctcctcctctggtgaGAGGTAGCATCACATCAAGCAAAGGACCCCTCCag GTGACCGGTCGTAGCTCAGGCACGGTGATCCCCCCACCCTTGGTGCGGGGTGGGCAGCACGTCCCGTCCAAACACAACTCTCAGATTGTCATGCCACCCCTGGTCAGAGGAGCCCAGGTTAGG CCTATTGCAGTGACTCCGCAGCAGATAGCCAGTCTGCGtcagcaacagcagcatcaCAGCGGTTCAGGCCCCCCTCCGCTCTTGCTGGCTCCCAGGGCTTCTGTGCCCAATGTCCAGGTCCAGGGCCAGAGGATCATTCAGCAGGGACTCATTCGGGTGGCTAATGTGGCCAACAGTAATGTCATGGTTAACATCCCACAGGTTAGGATGCGATAT GCCTCTCCAACCAGCCTAAAGGGCTCTTCAGCATCGCCCAACTCTAACATCAATGATAGTCCAGCCAGCCGGCAGGCGGCCGCCAAGCTTGCACTTCGCAAGCAGTTGGAGAAGACGCTGCTGGAGATCCCACCACCCAAACCTCCTGCCCCCGAGTTCAATTTCCTTCCTTCAGCAGCCAATAATGAGTTCATCTACTTGTTGGGGTTGGAAGAAGTGGTGCAAAAACTTCTGGAGATGCATGGCAGGG GTAATCTTGGCCCAGCTGCTGCAATCGCCAGCTCCATTCCCAAAGAGCCATACAACTGCGCCCAGTGTAAGACGGACTTTACCTCCCGCTGGAGAAAGGAGAAGGCTGGGACCATCCTATGTGACCAATGCATGTCGTCCAATCAGAAGAAGGCCCTGAAGGCTGAGCACACCAGCCGGCTGAAGGCAGCCTTTGTTAAGGCACTCCAACAGGAGCAGGAGATTGAACAGCGTATCCTCCAGCAGGCggcttcatcttcctcttctgccTCATCTGTCTCTAAAACCACCTCGTCCTCTCCCTCACTGTCCAAAAGTGAGGTGCTGGTGTCCCAGCAGTACAAGCAGGTCAGGGCTGCCATGCAGCACAGATCTGTGACTGGCCACCACTCCAGCATTAAGCAG AGTCCTAGTCAGCTGTCACATAGCATCCAGTCTGTGAGCTCTCGTGGTGTGGCCCACTCATACACCACCTCCCAGCTGCAGAGCGCGGTGACAGCAGCGGCACTGGGCAGCAGGTCAGGTAAGCATGCTGCAGCACGCCCGCTGCAGCAGGGAGCAAAGGTCAGCgccggcagcagcagcagtaaccaGGGCAACGTGGCTGCCTGGAGGAAGCAGAGCGGTGGCAATACAG GTGTGACTATGGCCTATGTGAACCCCAGCTTGTCTGCCCATAAGACCAGCTCTGCTGTTGAGCGTCAACGAGAGTACCTGCTGGACATGATTCCCTCCCGTTCTATTTCCCAGGCAGCCAACACATGGAAATAA
- the gatad2ab gene encoding GATA zinc finger domain containing 2Ab isoform X2, which produces MSEEVVRQTRSQKRALERDHATLAGSLGDMDSKRVKLEKGDAPGSPLALVGSGAEGVKLKSEQAAKVAASILKSGEVKATIKVEVQTGDEPVDMSTSKSDIKRERQPPSPDDVIVLSDNEPSSPLMNGHCFTKTDTDKLMKSSPEERERIIKQLKEELRLQEAKLVLLKKLRQSQIQKESTVQKATGSVATPPPLVRGSITSSKGPLQVTGRSSGTVIPPPLVRGGQHVPSKHNSQIVMPPLVRGAQPIAVTPQQIASLRQQQQHHSGSGPPPLLLAPRASVPNVQVQGQRIIQQGLIRVANVANSNVMVNIPQVRMRYASPTSLKGSSASPNSNINDSPASRQAAAKLALRKQLEKTLLEIPPPKPPAPEFNFLPSAANNEFIYLLGLEEVVQKLLEMHGRGNLGPAAAIASSIPKEPYNCAQCKTDFTSRWRKEKAGTILCDQCMSSNQKKALKAEHTSRLKAAFVKALQQEQEIEQRILQQAASSSSSASSVSKTTSSSPSLSKSEVLVSQQYKQVRAAMQHRSVTGHHSSIKQSPSQLSHSIQSVSSRGVAHSYTTSQLQSAVTAAALGSRSGKHAAARPLQQGAKVSAGSSSSNQGNVAAWRKQSGGNTGVTMAYVNPSLSAHKTSSAVERQREYLLDMIPSRSISQAANTWK; this is translated from the exons ATGTCAGAGGAGGTGGTGCGTCAAACGCGCAGCCAGAAGCGGGCTCTGGAGAGGGACCATGCAACTCTTGCTGGGTCCCTGGGGGACATGGACAGTAAACGGGTTAAGCTGGAGAAGGGGGATGCGCCTGGGAGTCCCCTGGCCCTGGTGGGATCGGGAGCTGAGGGTGTCAAGCTGAAGAGTGAGCAGGCTGCAAAAGTAGCAGCCAGCATCCTAAAGTCCGGGGAAGTGAAGGCCACCATCAAGGTGGAGGTGCAGACTGGAGACGAGCCCGTTGATATGAGCACATCCAAAAg TGATAttaagagagagaggcagccaCCATCGCCAGATGATGTGATTGTGTTATCAGACAATGAGCCATCCAGTCCTCTCATGAATGGCCACTGCTTCACGAAGACTGACACAGATAAACTAATG AAGAGCTCCcctgaagagagggagcgcatCATCAAACAGCTGAAAGAAGAACTGCGACTCCAAGAAGCCAAGCTGGTGTTACTTAAGAAACTACGACAGAGCCAGATCCAGAAGGAGAGCACAGTACAGAAG GCGACTGGCTCTGTggctactcctcctcctctggtgaGAGGTAGCATCACATCAAGCAAAGGACCCCTCCag GTGACCGGTCGTAGCTCAGGCACGGTGATCCCCCCACCCTTGGTGCGGGGTGGGCAGCACGTCCCGTCCAAACACAACTCTCAGATTGTCATGCCACCCCTGGTCAGAGGAGCCCAG CCTATTGCAGTGACTCCGCAGCAGATAGCCAGTCTGCGtcagcaacagcagcatcaCAGCGGTTCAGGCCCCCCTCCGCTCTTGCTGGCTCCCAGGGCTTCTGTGCCCAATGTCCAGGTCCAGGGCCAGAGGATCATTCAGCAGGGACTCATTCGGGTGGCTAATGTGGCCAACAGTAATGTCATGGTTAACATCCCACAGGTTAGGATGCGATAT GCCTCTCCAACCAGCCTAAAGGGCTCTTCAGCATCGCCCAACTCTAACATCAATGATAGTCCAGCCAGCCGGCAGGCGGCCGCCAAGCTTGCACTTCGCAAGCAGTTGGAGAAGACGCTGCTGGAGATCCCACCACCCAAACCTCCTGCCCCCGAGTTCAATTTCCTTCCTTCAGCAGCCAATAATGAGTTCATCTACTTGTTGGGGTTGGAAGAAGTGGTGCAAAAACTTCTGGAGATGCATGGCAGGG GTAATCTTGGCCCAGCTGCTGCAATCGCCAGCTCCATTCCCAAAGAGCCATACAACTGCGCCCAGTGTAAGACGGACTTTACCTCCCGCTGGAGAAAGGAGAAGGCTGGGACCATCCTATGTGACCAATGCATGTCGTCCAATCAGAAGAAGGCCCTGAAGGCTGAGCACACCAGCCGGCTGAAGGCAGCCTTTGTTAAGGCACTCCAACAGGAGCAGGAGATTGAACAGCGTATCCTCCAGCAGGCggcttcatcttcctcttctgccTCATCTGTCTCTAAAACCACCTCGTCCTCTCCCTCACTGTCCAAAAGTGAGGTGCTGGTGTCCCAGCAGTACAAGCAGGTCAGGGCTGCCATGCAGCACAGATCTGTGACTGGCCACCACTCCAGCATTAAGCAG AGTCCTAGTCAGCTGTCACATAGCATCCAGTCTGTGAGCTCTCGTGGTGTGGCCCACTCATACACCACCTCCCAGCTGCAGAGCGCGGTGACAGCAGCGGCACTGGGCAGCAGGTCAGGTAAGCATGCTGCAGCACGCCCGCTGCAGCAGGGAGCAAAGGTCAGCgccggcagcagcagcagtaaccaGGGCAACGTGGCTGCCTGGAGGAAGCAGAGCGGTGGCAATACAG GTGTGACTATGGCCTATGTGAACCCCAGCTTGTCTGCCCATAAGACCAGCTCTGCTGTTGAGCGTCAACGAGAGTACCTGCTGGACATGATTCCCTCCCGTTCTATTTCCCAGGCAGCCAACACATGGAAATAA
- the gatad2ab gene encoding GATA zinc finger domain containing 2Ab isoform X4, protein MSEEVVRQTRSQKRALERDHATLAGSLGDMDSKRVKLEKGDAPGSPLALVGSGAEGVKLKSEQAAKVAASILKSGEVKATIKVEVQTGDEPVDMSTSKSDIKRERQPPSPDDVIVLSDNEPSSPLMNGHCFTKTDTDKLMKSSPEERERIIKQLKEELRLQEAKLVLLKKLRQSQIQKESTVQKATGSVATPPPLVRGSITSSKGPLQVTGRSSGTVIPPPLVRGGQHVPSKHNSQIVMPPLVRGAQPIAVTPQQIASLRQQQQHHSGSGPPPLLLAPRASVPNVQVQGQRIIQQGLIRVANVANSNVMVNIPQASPTSLKGSSASPNSNINDSPASRQAAAKLALRKQLEKTLLEIPPPKPPAPEFNFLPSAANNEFIYLLGLEEVVQKLLEMHGRGNLGPAAAIASSIPKEPYNCAQCKTDFTSRWRKEKAGTILCDQCMSSNQKKALKAEHTSRLKAAFVKALQQEQEIEQRILQQAASSSSSASSVSKTTSSSPSLSKSEVLVSQQYKQVRAAMQHRSVTGHHSSIKQSPSQLSHSIQSVSSRGVAHSYTTSQLQSAVTAAALGSRSGKHAAARPLQQGAKVSAGSSSSNQGNVAAWRKQSGGNTGVTMAYVNPSLSAHKTSSAVERQREYLLDMIPSRSISQAANTWK, encoded by the exons ATGTCAGAGGAGGTGGTGCGTCAAACGCGCAGCCAGAAGCGGGCTCTGGAGAGGGACCATGCAACTCTTGCTGGGTCCCTGGGGGACATGGACAGTAAACGGGTTAAGCTGGAGAAGGGGGATGCGCCTGGGAGTCCCCTGGCCCTGGTGGGATCGGGAGCTGAGGGTGTCAAGCTGAAGAGTGAGCAGGCTGCAAAAGTAGCAGCCAGCATCCTAAAGTCCGGGGAAGTGAAGGCCACCATCAAGGTGGAGGTGCAGACTGGAGACGAGCCCGTTGATATGAGCACATCCAAAAg TGATAttaagagagagaggcagccaCCATCGCCAGATGATGTGATTGTGTTATCAGACAATGAGCCATCCAGTCCTCTCATGAATGGCCACTGCTTCACGAAGACTGACACAGATAAACTAATG AAGAGCTCCcctgaagagagggagcgcatCATCAAACAGCTGAAAGAAGAACTGCGACTCCAAGAAGCCAAGCTGGTGTTACTTAAGAAACTACGACAGAGCCAGATCCAGAAGGAGAGCACAGTACAGAAG GCGACTGGCTCTGTggctactcctcctcctctggtgaGAGGTAGCATCACATCAAGCAAAGGACCCCTCCag GTGACCGGTCGTAGCTCAGGCACGGTGATCCCCCCACCCTTGGTGCGGGGTGGGCAGCACGTCCCGTCCAAACACAACTCTCAGATTGTCATGCCACCCCTGGTCAGAGGAGCCCAG CCTATTGCAGTGACTCCGCAGCAGATAGCCAGTCTGCGtcagcaacagcagcatcaCAGCGGTTCAGGCCCCCCTCCGCTCTTGCTGGCTCCCAGGGCTTCTGTGCCCAATGTCCAGGTCCAGGGCCAGAGGATCATTCAGCAGGGACTCATTCGGGTGGCTAATGTGGCCAACAGTAATGTCATGGTTAACATCCCACAG GCCTCTCCAACCAGCCTAAAGGGCTCTTCAGCATCGCCCAACTCTAACATCAATGATAGTCCAGCCAGCCGGCAGGCGGCCGCCAAGCTTGCACTTCGCAAGCAGTTGGAGAAGACGCTGCTGGAGATCCCACCACCCAAACCTCCTGCCCCCGAGTTCAATTTCCTTCCTTCAGCAGCCAATAATGAGTTCATCTACTTGTTGGGGTTGGAAGAAGTGGTGCAAAAACTTCTGGAGATGCATGGCAGGG GTAATCTTGGCCCAGCTGCTGCAATCGCCAGCTCCATTCCCAAAGAGCCATACAACTGCGCCCAGTGTAAGACGGACTTTACCTCCCGCTGGAGAAAGGAGAAGGCTGGGACCATCCTATGTGACCAATGCATGTCGTCCAATCAGAAGAAGGCCCTGAAGGCTGAGCACACCAGCCGGCTGAAGGCAGCCTTTGTTAAGGCACTCCAACAGGAGCAGGAGATTGAACAGCGTATCCTCCAGCAGGCggcttcatcttcctcttctgccTCATCTGTCTCTAAAACCACCTCGTCCTCTCCCTCACTGTCCAAAAGTGAGGTGCTGGTGTCCCAGCAGTACAAGCAGGTCAGGGCTGCCATGCAGCACAGATCTGTGACTGGCCACCACTCCAGCATTAAGCAG AGTCCTAGTCAGCTGTCACATAGCATCCAGTCTGTGAGCTCTCGTGGTGTGGCCCACTCATACACCACCTCCCAGCTGCAGAGCGCGGTGACAGCAGCGGCACTGGGCAGCAGGTCAGGTAAGCATGCTGCAGCACGCCCGCTGCAGCAGGGAGCAAAGGTCAGCgccggcagcagcagcagtaaccaGGGCAACGTGGCTGCCTGGAGGAAGCAGAGCGGTGGCAATACAG GTGTGACTATGGCCTATGTGAACCCCAGCTTGTCTGCCCATAAGACCAGCTCTGCTGTTGAGCGTCAACGAGAGTACCTGCTGGACATGATTCCCTCCCGTTCTATTTCCCAGGCAGCCAACACATGGAAATAA